Proteins from one Pseudomonas sp. KBS0710 genomic window:
- a CDS encoding PaaI family thioesterase — MEIPAGLTQSAFSELIGCRLQRLDEGVAEVALTLEPQLRNRAGKLHGGAIFSLVDITMGLACSSAHGFDQQSATIECKINYIRAVEDGDVLCTSRVIHAGRRTLVVEADVYQGERLVAKAQGTFAVL, encoded by the coding sequence ATGGAGATCCCGGCCGGTTTGACCCAGAGCGCTTTCAGCGAGCTGATCGGCTGCCGCCTGCAGCGCCTGGACGAGGGCGTTGCCGAGGTGGCCCTGACCCTGGAGCCGCAGCTGCGCAACCGCGCGGGCAAGCTCCATGGCGGGGCGATTTTCAGCCTGGTCGACATCACCATGGGGCTGGCCTGTTCCAGCGCCCATGGTTTTGACCAGCAGAGCGCGACCATCGAGTGCAAGATCAACTATATCCGCGCCGTCGAAGACGGTGATGTGCTGTGCACCAGCCGGGTGATTCACGCCGGCAGACGCACATTGGTGGTCGAAGCCGATGTGTATCAAGGCGAAAGACTTGTCGCAAAAGCACAAGGCACCTTCGCTGTCCTCTAG
- the gshA gene encoding glutamate--cysteine ligase, with protein MSELLNRRLALLGKREHLSLLEQCLHGIERECLRVTGEGRLAQTPHPETLGAALTNELITTDYSESLLEFITPALPNPADTLSSLDKIHRFAYSKLGSEYLWSPSMPCPLPAEEDIPIAYYGTSNIGQLKYVYRKGLALRYGKTMQCIAGIHYNFSLPEQLWPLLKETEGFVGTDRDYQSTAYIALIRNFRRYSWLLMYLFGASPALDAGFLRGRSHQLEVLDADTLYLPYATSLRMSDLGYQSNAQAGLTPCYNNLSSYTDSLREAVATPYAPYVEVGTHKDGEWVQLNTNILQIENEYYSNIRPKRVTYTGERPIQALMARGIQYIEVRCLDINPFLPMGIDLPESRFLDAFLLYCALNDSPLFANNECGNATSNFLSVVKEGRRPGLQLQREGQAVDMKEWATELLEKIAPLAALLDESQGITEHSQALDAQLAKVKDASLTPSAQVLAAMAERKESFAQFSLHQSEVHAAHFRQEPLPADEQARFEELARKSLAQQAELEQNEVGDFDVFVGSYQASILAISN; from the coding sequence TTGAGCGAACTTCTCAACCGCCGCCTGGCCCTGCTCGGCAAGCGCGAACACCTCTCCCTGCTAGAGCAATGCTTGCACGGCATCGAGCGTGAATGCCTACGCGTCACCGGTGAGGGTCGCCTGGCGCAAACGCCGCACCCCGAAACCCTGGGCGCCGCGTTGACCAATGAATTGATCACCACCGACTACTCGGAATCGCTGCTGGAGTTCATCACTCCCGCCCTGCCCAACCCGGCCGATACCCTGAGCAGCCTGGACAAGATCCACCGGTTTGCCTACAGCAAGCTCGGCAGCGAGTACCTGTGGAGCCCTTCGATGCCGTGCCCGTTGCCGGCCGAAGAAGATATCCCGATCGCCTATTACGGCACCTCCAATATCGGCCAGCTCAAGTACGTGTACCGCAAGGGCCTGGCCCTGCGTTACGGCAAGACCATGCAGTGCATCGCCGGTATCCACTACAACTTTTCCCTGCCGGAACAGCTGTGGCCGTTGCTCAAGGAGACTGAAGGTTTTGTCGGCACCGACCGCGACTACCAGTCCACTGCCTATATCGCGCTGATCCGTAACTTCCGCCGCTACAGCTGGCTGCTGATGTACCTGTTTGGTGCCTCACCGGCCCTGGACGCGGGTTTCCTGCGCGGTCGTTCGCACCAGTTGGAAGTGCTGGACGCCGACACGCTGTACCTGCCGTACGCCACCAGCCTGCGCATGAGCGACCTGGGTTACCAGAGCAACGCCCAGGCCGGCCTGACGCCGTGCTACAACAACTTGAGCAGCTACACCGACAGCCTGCGTGAAGCGGTAGCAACGCCCTACGCGCCTTACGTCGAAGTCGGCACCCATAAGGATGGTGAGTGGGTGCAGCTCAACACCAATATCCTGCAGATCGAAAACGAGTACTACTCCAACATCCGTCCAAAACGCGTGACCTATACCGGCGAGCGGCCGATCCAGGCGCTGATGGCCCGTGGCATCCAGTACATCGAAGTGCGCTGCCTGGATATCAACCCATTCCTGCCGATGGGCATCGACCTGCCGGAATCACGCTTCCTCGATGCGTTCCTGCTGTACTGCGCGTTGAACGACAGCCCGCTGTTCGCCAACAACGAGTGCGGCAATGCCACCTCCAACTTCCTCAGCGTGGTCAAGGAAGGCCGTCGCCCAGGCCTGCAATTGCAGCGTGAAGGCCAGGCGGTGGACATGAAGGAATGGGCCACCGAGCTGCTGGAGAAGATCGCCCCGCTGGCAGCCTTGCTGGATGAGAGCCAAGGTATTACCGAACACAGCCAGGCGCTGGACGCTCAGTTGGCGAAGGTCAAGGACGCGTCCCTGACGCCATCGGCCCAGGTGCTGGCGGCGATGGCCGAGCGCAAAGAGAGTTTTGCGCAGTTCTCGCTGCATCAGAGCGAGGTTCACGCCGCGCACTTCCGTCAGGAACCGTTGCCGGCCGATGAGCAGGCACGCTTTGAAGAGCTGGCGCGTAAGTCGCTGGCACAACAGGCGGAGCTGGAGCAGAACGAAGTGGGCGACTTTGACGTGTTTGTCGGGTCGTACCAGGCGAGCATTCTGGCGATCAGTAACTAA
- the tauA gene encoding taurine ABC transporter substrate-binding protein, translating to MKLLTPLRLLAALSLAGASLFAQAADVTIAYQTTVDPAKVAQADGAYEKATNAKIDWRKFDNGADIIAAIASGDVQIGYLGSSPLTAAVTRKVPVETFLVATQIGGAEALVARNGSGISSPQDLVGKKIAVPFVSTGHYSLLAALKHWNIDPSKVTILNLAPPAIIAAWKRGDIDATYVWDPALGVAKENGKVLITSGELAKFGAPTFDAWIVRKDFAEKHPEIVTAFAKVTLDAYAAYRKDPQAWLADKGNVDKLVKLSGAKASDIPLLLQGNVYPLAADQVTLLGAPTTKAVTDTAAFLKEQGKVDAVLPDYAPYVSAKFITN from the coding sequence TTGAAACTGCTTACCCCATTGCGCCTCTTGGCTGCATTGTCCCTGGCCGGTGCCAGCCTGTTTGCCCAGGCGGCAGATGTGACCATCGCTTACCAGACCACCGTGGACCCGGCGAAAGTCGCCCAGGCCGACGGCGCGTATGAAAAAGCCACCAACGCCAAGATCGACTGGCGCAAATTCGACAATGGCGCCGATATCATTGCCGCCATCGCTTCCGGCGACGTACAGATCGGCTACCTCGGTTCCAGCCCGCTGACCGCTGCGGTAACGCGCAAAGTGCCCGTGGAAACCTTCCTGGTCGCCACCCAGATCGGCGGCGCCGAAGCGCTGGTAGCGCGCAATGGTTCGGGGATCAGCAGCCCGCAGGACCTGGTCGGCAAAAAGATTGCCGTGCCTTTCGTTTCCACCGGCCACTACAGCCTGTTGGCCGCGCTGAAACACTGGAACATCGACCCTTCCAAAGTGACCATCCTCAACCTCGCACCGCCGGCAATCATTGCGGCGTGGAAGCGCGGCGATATCGACGCGACTTACGTGTGGGACCCGGCCCTGGGCGTTGCCAAGGAAAACGGCAAAGTGCTGATCACCTCCGGCGAACTGGCCAAGTTCGGCGCGCCCACCTTTGATGCCTGGATCGTGCGCAAAGACTTCGCCGAGAAACACCCGGAAATCGTCACCGCCTTCGCCAAAGTCACCCTGGACGCCTACGCCGCCTACCGCAAAGACCCACAGGCCTGGCTGGCCGACAAAGGCAACGTCGACAAACTGGTGAAGCTCTCCGGCGCCAAGGCCAGTGATATCCCACTGCTGCTGCAAGGCAACGTCTACCCACTGGCCGCTGACCAAGTGACCCTGCTGGGCGCACCGACCACCAAGGCTGTCACCGACACCGCCGCGTTCCTCAAGGAACAAGGCAAGGTCGACGCCGTGCTGCCGGATTACGCCCCTTACGTCAGCGCCAAGTTCATCACCAACTGA
- the tauB gene encoding taurine ABC transporter ATP-binding subunit, with protein MALLQLERISAQYPGATEPVLSDISLDLGPQQLLVALGPSGSGKTSLLNLIAGFVEPSAGRITLDGVPVKGPSAERGVVFQDDALLPWQDVLANVGFGLELAGVPKAQREVRAREMLALVDLAGFDSRRIWQLSGGQKQRVGLARALAAEPRVLLMDEPFGALDAFTREQMQELLLQVWRRTAKPVFLITHDIEEAVFLATDLILLAPNPGQIVERLNLDFGQRYAAGESARAIKSDPRFIETREHVLSKVFSQRQVSA; from the coding sequence ATGGCCTTGCTACAACTGGAGCGCATCAGCGCACAGTACCCAGGCGCCACAGAACCGGTACTGTCCGATATTTCACTCGACCTTGGGCCTCAGCAATTGCTGGTAGCCCTCGGCCCGTCCGGCAGTGGCAAGACTTCGCTGTTGAACCTGATTGCCGGTTTCGTCGAACCTTCGGCCGGGCGCATCACTCTCGATGGCGTGCCGGTCAAAGGCCCGAGCGCCGAACGCGGCGTGGTGTTCCAGGACGATGCCCTGCTGCCCTGGCAAGACGTGCTGGCCAATGTCGGCTTCGGCCTGGAACTGGCCGGCGTGCCCAAGGCACAACGCGAAGTACGCGCCCGGGAAATGCTCGCGCTGGTCGACCTGGCCGGTTTCGACAGCCGCCGTATCTGGCAGCTCTCCGGTGGCCAGAAGCAACGTGTCGGCCTGGCCCGCGCGCTGGCGGCCGAGCCGCGTGTGCTGCTGATGGACGAGCCTTTCGGCGCCCTCGATGCCTTCACCCGCGAACAGATGCAGGAACTGCTCCTGCAAGTCTGGCGGCGCACGGCCAAGCCGGTGTTCCTGATTACCCATGACATTGAGGAGGCGGTATTTCTCGCCACCGACCTGATCCTGTTGGCGCCCAACCCAGGCCAGATCGTCGAGCGCCTGAACCTGGACTTCGGTCAACGCTACGCCGCCGGTGAGTCGGCGCGGGCGATCAAGTCCGACCCGCGCTTTATCGAAACCCGCGAGCACGTGCTGAGCAAAGTGTTCTCGCAACGGCAGGTGTCCGCATGA